A region from the Sebastes umbrosus isolate fSebUmb1 chromosome 18, fSebUmb1.pri, whole genome shotgun sequence genome encodes:
- the cep43 gene encoding FGFR1 oncogene partner isoform X6 encodes MSATEDDTELRDLLIQNLENNGVLNKLKAEMRAAVFLAMEEQDKLENKTPLINENLKKCLNSKDGRLVASLIVDFLQVFNLDFSLAVFQPEINSLNSLDSRDLVCKDLGLSESEVNRKSPLLLELVRRGRHKPTEFEQGDRNILKEPSQKQISLARKKFDFYDKDGSGSVVKEDLKSVFTDLFPSLNKNMLERFITDELRAADKTFSKTIDFQVFVGFYKRLFSQCRSVVDQDSDGPEDKINSPPVSKIPRYKGGQSQTAAKDSEGVASPGKVDFQPPASRHGEASSSAGLQRERLDLDLEVEDDPDDGDSFFDDPLPKPQKTYGWKASGARGSPAGSLSEAQRPGGGRGGGGGGRGGGGGGSSASEQSHSKNGASNSRERGFRDSKAPNDKTGSQHLDDDVEYDDDFNSHRSDLSKSELSIGEEIEEVSIEGPDNSDKLDETTQDLSVSQLSQSHGADYMEEVA; translated from the exons ATGTCGGCTACAGAAGACGACACCGAGCTGCGGGACCTGCTGATCCAGAACCTGGAGAACAACGGAGTCCTCAACAAGCTCAAG GCAGAGATGAGGGCTGCAGTGTTCCTGGCAATGGAGGAGCAGGACAAACTGGAG AACAAAACTCCTCTGATCAATGAAAACCTGAAGAAATGTCTCAACAGCAAAGACG GCCGCCTGGTGGCCAGTCTGATCGTGGACTTCCTGCAGGTCTTTAACCTGGACTTCAGCCTCGCCGTGTTCCAGCCGGAGATCAACTCG ctgaACAGCCTGGACAGTCGGGACCTGGTCTGCAAAGATCTGGGTCTGTCAGAGTCCGAGGTGAACAGGAAGTCCcccctgctgctggagctggtcCGGAGAGGACGACACAAACCGACCGAG TTTGAACAGGGAGACAGAAACATCCTCAAG GAACCGTCTCAGAAACAGATCTCACTCGCTCGGAAGAAGTTTGACTTTTACGACAAG GACGGGAGCGGCTCGGTGGTAAAAGAAGATCTGAAGAGCGTCTTCACAGATCTGTTCCCCAGTTTGAACaa GAACATGTTGGAGAGGTTCATCACTGATGAGCTCAGAGCTGCAGACAAGACCTTCTCTAAAA CGATAGACTTCCAGGTGTTTGTGGGATTTTACAAGCGTCTCTTCTCCCAGTGCAGAAGTGTG GTGGATCAGGACTCTGATGGTCCTGAGGACAAGATCAACTCTCCACCTGTCAGTAAG ATCCCCAGATATAAAGGAGGACAGAGTCAGACAGCAGCCAAG GACTCGGAGGGCGTGGCGTCTCCGGGTAAAGTGGACTTCCAGCCGCCGGCCTCCAGACACGGCGAGGCGTCCTCCTCCGCCGGCCTGCAGAGGGAGCgtctggacctggacctggaggTGGAGGACGACCCCGACGACGGGGATTCGTTCTTCGACGACCCGCTGCCCAAACCACAGAAGACCTACGGCTG GAAGGCGTCCGGAGCCAGAGGGAGTCCAGCAGGGTCCCTGTCCGAGGCCCAGAgaccaggaggaggaagaggaggaggaggaggaggaagaggaggaggaggaggaggaagcagcgCCTCGGAGCAGAGCCACAGCAAGAACG GAGCGTCGAAttccagagagagagggttCAGAGACTCAAAGGCCCCGAATGATAAAACTGGATCTCAGCATTTAG ATGACGATGTTGAATACGACGATGACTTTAACAG TCATCGGTCAGATCTGTCCAAGAGTGAGCTCAGCATCGGCGAGGAGATCGAGGAGGTTTCTATTGAGGGACCCGACAACAGCGACAAG CTGGATGAAACCACTCAGGACCTGAGCGTCTCTCAGCTCAGTCAGAGTCACGGAGCCgactacatggaggaggtggcCTGA
- the cep43 gene encoding FGFR1 oncogene partner isoform X2 — translation MSATEDDTELRDLLIQNLENNGVLNKLKAEMRAAVFLAMEEQDKLENKTPLINENLKKCLNSKDGRLVASLIVDFLQVFNLDFSLAVFQPEINSLNSLDSRDLVCKDLGLSESEVNRKSPLLLELVRRGRHKPTEFEQGDRNILKEPSQKQISLARKKFDFYDKDGSGSVVKEDLKSVFTDLFPSLNKNMLERFITDELRAADKTFSKTIDFQVFVGFYKRLFSQCRSVVDQDSDGPEDKINSPPVSKDSEGVASPGKVDFQPPASRHGEASSSAGLQRERLDLDLEVEDDPDDGDSFFDDPLPKPQKTYGCPASPLGEKDSSERTDSQKDVVPLREECLSGPVVSPMRRGRSLSDLSVLAADSEDERDDRLSEDSQTSELRKASGARGSPAGSLSEAQRPGGGRGGGGGGRGGGGGGSSASEQSHSKNGASNSRERGFRDSKAPNDKTGSQHLDDDVEYDDDFNSHRSDLSKSELSIGEEIEEVSIEGPDNSDKLDETTQDLSVSQLSQSHGADYMEEVA, via the exons ATGTCGGCTACAGAAGACGACACCGAGCTGCGGGACCTGCTGATCCAGAACCTGGAGAACAACGGAGTCCTCAACAAGCTCAAG GCAGAGATGAGGGCTGCAGTGTTCCTGGCAATGGAGGAGCAGGACAAACTGGAG AACAAAACTCCTCTGATCAATGAAAACCTGAAGAAATGTCTCAACAGCAAAGACG GCCGCCTGGTGGCCAGTCTGATCGTGGACTTCCTGCAGGTCTTTAACCTGGACTTCAGCCTCGCCGTGTTCCAGCCGGAGATCAACTCG ctgaACAGCCTGGACAGTCGGGACCTGGTCTGCAAAGATCTGGGTCTGTCAGAGTCCGAGGTGAACAGGAAGTCCcccctgctgctggagctggtcCGGAGAGGACGACACAAACCGACCGAG TTTGAACAGGGAGACAGAAACATCCTCAAG GAACCGTCTCAGAAACAGATCTCACTCGCTCGGAAGAAGTTTGACTTTTACGACAAG GACGGGAGCGGCTCGGTGGTAAAAGAAGATCTGAAGAGCGTCTTCACAGATCTGTTCCCCAGTTTGAACaa GAACATGTTGGAGAGGTTCATCACTGATGAGCTCAGAGCTGCAGACAAGACCTTCTCTAAAA CGATAGACTTCCAGGTGTTTGTGGGATTTTACAAGCGTCTCTTCTCCCAGTGCAGAAGTGTG GTGGATCAGGACTCTGATGGTCCTGAGGACAAGATCAACTCTCCACCTGTCAGTAAG GACTCGGAGGGCGTGGCGTCTCCGGGTAAAGTGGACTTCCAGCCGCCGGCCTCCAGACACGGCGAGGCGTCCTCCTCCGCCGGCCTGCAGAGGGAGCgtctggacctggacctggaggTGGAGGACGACCCCGACGACGGGGATTCGTTCTTCGACGACCCGCTGCCCAAACCACAGAAGACCTACGGCTG TCCTGCTTCTCCTCTGGGAGAAAAGGACTCATCAGAACGGACAGACAGTCAGAAAGA TGTTGTCCCCCTGAGGGAGGAGTGTCTCTCTGGGCCGGTCGTGTCCCCCATGAGGCGAGGCAGAAGCCTCAGTGA tctgtctgtcctggCTGCTGACTCAGAGGACGAGAGAGACGATCGTCTCTCTGAAGACAGTCAGACCTCTGAGCTCAG GAAGGCGTCCGGAGCCAGAGGGAGTCCAGCAGGGTCCCTGTCCGAGGCCCAGAgaccaggaggaggaagaggaggaggaggaggaggaagaggaggaggaggaggaggaagcagcgCCTCGGAGCAGAGCCACAGCAAGAACG GAGCGTCGAAttccagagagagagggttCAGAGACTCAAAGGCCCCGAATGATAAAACTGGATCTCAGCATTTAG ATGACGATGTTGAATACGACGATGACTTTAACAG TCATCGGTCAGATCTGTCCAAGAGTGAGCTCAGCATCGGCGAGGAGATCGAGGAGGTTTCTATTGAGGGACCCGACAACAGCGACAAG CTGGATGAAACCACTCAGGACCTGAGCGTCTCTCAGCTCAGTCAGAGTCACGGAGCCgactacatggaggaggtggcCTGA
- the cep43 gene encoding FGFR1 oncogene partner isoform X5 gives MSATEDDTELRDLLIQNLENNGVLNKLKAEMRAAVFLAMEEQDKLENKTPLINENLKKCLNSKDGRLVASLIVDFLQVFNLDFSLAVFQPEINSLNSLDSRDLVCKDLGLSESEVNRKSPLLLELVRRGRHKPTEFEQGDRNILKEPSQKQISLARKKFDFYDKDGSGSVVKEDLKSVFTDLFPSLNKNMLERFITDELRAADKTFSKTIDFQVFVGFYKRLFSQCRSVVDQDSDGPEDKINSPPVSKIPRYKGGQSQTAAKDSEGVASPGKVDFQPPASRHGEASSSAGLQRERLDLDLEVEDDPDDGDSFFDDPLPKPQKTYGCLSVLAADSEDERDDRLSEDSQTSELRKASGARGSPAGSLSEAQRPGGGRGGGGGGRGGGGGGSSASEQSHSKNGASNSRERGFRDSKAPNDKTGSQHLDDDVEYDDDFNSHRSDLSKSELSIGEEIEEVSIEGPDNSDKLDETTQDLSVSQLSQSHGADYMEEVA, from the exons ATGTCGGCTACAGAAGACGACACCGAGCTGCGGGACCTGCTGATCCAGAACCTGGAGAACAACGGAGTCCTCAACAAGCTCAAG GCAGAGATGAGGGCTGCAGTGTTCCTGGCAATGGAGGAGCAGGACAAACTGGAG AACAAAACTCCTCTGATCAATGAAAACCTGAAGAAATGTCTCAACAGCAAAGACG GCCGCCTGGTGGCCAGTCTGATCGTGGACTTCCTGCAGGTCTTTAACCTGGACTTCAGCCTCGCCGTGTTCCAGCCGGAGATCAACTCG ctgaACAGCCTGGACAGTCGGGACCTGGTCTGCAAAGATCTGGGTCTGTCAGAGTCCGAGGTGAACAGGAAGTCCcccctgctgctggagctggtcCGGAGAGGACGACACAAACCGACCGAG TTTGAACAGGGAGACAGAAACATCCTCAAG GAACCGTCTCAGAAACAGATCTCACTCGCTCGGAAGAAGTTTGACTTTTACGACAAG GACGGGAGCGGCTCGGTGGTAAAAGAAGATCTGAAGAGCGTCTTCACAGATCTGTTCCCCAGTTTGAACaa GAACATGTTGGAGAGGTTCATCACTGATGAGCTCAGAGCTGCAGACAAGACCTTCTCTAAAA CGATAGACTTCCAGGTGTTTGTGGGATTTTACAAGCGTCTCTTCTCCCAGTGCAGAAGTGTG GTGGATCAGGACTCTGATGGTCCTGAGGACAAGATCAACTCTCCACCTGTCAGTAAG ATCCCCAGATATAAAGGAGGACAGAGTCAGACAGCAGCCAAG GACTCGGAGGGCGTGGCGTCTCCGGGTAAAGTGGACTTCCAGCCGCCGGCCTCCAGACACGGCGAGGCGTCCTCCTCCGCCGGCCTGCAGAGGGAGCgtctggacctggacctggaggTGGAGGACGACCCCGACGACGGGGATTCGTTCTTCGACGACCCGCTGCCCAAACCACAGAAGACCTACGGCTG tctgtctgtcctggCTGCTGACTCAGAGGACGAGAGAGACGATCGTCTCTCTGAAGACAGTCAGACCTCTGAGCTCAG GAAGGCGTCCGGAGCCAGAGGGAGTCCAGCAGGGTCCCTGTCCGAGGCCCAGAgaccaggaggaggaagaggaggaggaggaggaggaagaggaggaggaggaggaggaagcagcgCCTCGGAGCAGAGCCACAGCAAGAACG GAGCGTCGAAttccagagagagagggttCAGAGACTCAAAGGCCCCGAATGATAAAACTGGATCTCAGCATTTAG ATGACGATGTTGAATACGACGATGACTTTAACAG TCATCGGTCAGATCTGTCCAAGAGTGAGCTCAGCATCGGCGAGGAGATCGAGGAGGTTTCTATTGAGGGACCCGACAACAGCGACAAG CTGGATGAAACCACTCAGGACCTGAGCGTCTCTCAGCTCAGTCAGAGTCACGGAGCCgactacatggaggaggtggcCTGA
- the ccr6a gene encoding C-C chemokine receptor type 6a has translation MYNTSNQSEYDLDYNDTDYDLVEPCSHHKNHSLEQVVGPYVHSIIFILGFVGNSLVIVTYACYKRTKSMTDVYLLNVAIADLLFVVSLPLIVYNELSSWSMGPVACKLLRGSYSVNLYSGMLLLACISTDRYIAIVQARRSFRLRSLSYSRVICVMVWASAILLSVPTFYFYDRYEPSHTKDVFMDEDEMNQSSEPSRHVCDFSFSDNTTAWRTKVAVPSIQLAVGFFLPLLIMIFCYSAIILTLLKARNFQRHKAVRVVLAVVAVFIVCHLPYNVTLLYDTANMFELQLCEDSDFLRSVKTVTQTIAYLHCCLNPVLYAFVGVKFRNHFRRIVQDLWCLGKKYIAPRRFSRVTSEFYVSTRRSQDGSSENGSSFTM, from the coding sequence ATGTACAACACGTCCAACCAGTCAGAATACGACCTTGACTACAACGACACTGACTACGACCTGGTCGAACCGTGTTCTCACCATAAGAACCACAGCCTTGAGCAGGTGGTCGGCCCGTACGTCCActccatcatcttcatcctggGCTTTGTGGGGAACAGCCTGGTGATCGTCACGTATGCCTGCTACAAGAGGACCAAGTCCATGACGGACGTCTACCTGCTGAACGTAGCCATCGCGGACCTGCTGTTCGTGGTGTCGCTGCCTCTCATCGTCTACAACGAGCTGTCGTCGTGGTCGATGGGGCCGGTGGCGTGCAAGCTGCTGCGCGGCTCCTACAGCGTGAACCTGTACAGCGGCATGCTGCTGCTCGCCTGCATCAGCACCGACCGCTACATCGCCATCGTCCAGGCCCGCCGCAGCTTCAGACTGCGCTCGCTGTCATACAGCCGCGTCATCTGCGTCATGGTCTGGGCCTCCGCCATACTGCTGTCCGTCCCCACCTTCTACTTCTACGACCGGTACGAGCCGTCCCACACCAAGGACGTCTTCATGGACGAGGATGAGATGAACCAATCCTCAGAGCCGTCGCGGCACGTCTGCGACTTCAGCTTCAGTGACAACACCACGGCCTGGAGGACGAAGGTGGCGGTCCCCAGCATCCAGCTGGCCGTGGGCTTCTTCCTGCCGCTGCTCATCATGATCTTCTGCTACAGCGCCATCATCCTCACCCTGCTGAAAGCCAGAAACTTCCAGCGGCACAAGGCGGTGCGGGTGGTGCTGGCCGTGGTGGCGGTGTTCATCGTCTGCCACCTGCCCTACAATGTCACGCTGCTCTACGACACCGCCAACATGTTCGAGCTGCAGTTGTGCGAAGACTCGGACTTCCTGCGGTCGGTCAAGACGGTGACGCAGACCATCGCCTACCTGCACTGCTGCCTGAATCCGGTGCTGTACGCCTTCGTCGGGGTGAAGTTCAGGAACCACTTCAGGAGGATCGTCCAGGACCTGTGGTGTCTGGGGAAGAAGTACATCGCCCCGCGCCGCTTCTCCAGAGTCACCTCCGAGTTCTACGTGTCCACCCGCCGCTCGCAGGACGGATCCAGCGAAAATGGCTCGTCTTTCACCATGTGA
- the cep43 gene encoding FGFR1 oncogene partner isoform X1, translating into MSATEDDTELRDLLIQNLENNGVLNKLKAEMRAAVFLAMEEQDKLENKTPLINENLKKCLNSKDGRLVASLIVDFLQVFNLDFSLAVFQPEINSLNSLDSRDLVCKDLGLSESEVNRKSPLLLELVRRGRHKPTEFEQGDRNILKEPSQKQISLARKKFDFYDKDGSGSVVKEDLKSVFTDLFPSLNKNMLERFITDELRAADKTFSKTIDFQVFVGFYKRLFSQCRSVVDQDSDGPEDKINSPPVSKIPRYKGGQSQTAAKDSEGVASPGKVDFQPPASRHGEASSSAGLQRERLDLDLEVEDDPDDGDSFFDDPLPKPQKTYGCPASPLGEKDSSERTDSQKDVVPLREECLSGPVVSPMRRGRSLSDLSVLAADSEDERDDRLSEDSQTSELRKASGARGSPAGSLSEAQRPGGGRGGGGGGRGGGGGGSSASEQSHSKNGASNSRERGFRDSKAPNDKTGSQHLDDDVEYDDDFNSHRSDLSKSELSIGEEIEEVSIEGPDNSDKLDETTQDLSVSQLSQSHGADYMEEVA; encoded by the exons ATGTCGGCTACAGAAGACGACACCGAGCTGCGGGACCTGCTGATCCAGAACCTGGAGAACAACGGAGTCCTCAACAAGCTCAAG GCAGAGATGAGGGCTGCAGTGTTCCTGGCAATGGAGGAGCAGGACAAACTGGAG AACAAAACTCCTCTGATCAATGAAAACCTGAAGAAATGTCTCAACAGCAAAGACG GCCGCCTGGTGGCCAGTCTGATCGTGGACTTCCTGCAGGTCTTTAACCTGGACTTCAGCCTCGCCGTGTTCCAGCCGGAGATCAACTCG ctgaACAGCCTGGACAGTCGGGACCTGGTCTGCAAAGATCTGGGTCTGTCAGAGTCCGAGGTGAACAGGAAGTCCcccctgctgctggagctggtcCGGAGAGGACGACACAAACCGACCGAG TTTGAACAGGGAGACAGAAACATCCTCAAG GAACCGTCTCAGAAACAGATCTCACTCGCTCGGAAGAAGTTTGACTTTTACGACAAG GACGGGAGCGGCTCGGTGGTAAAAGAAGATCTGAAGAGCGTCTTCACAGATCTGTTCCCCAGTTTGAACaa GAACATGTTGGAGAGGTTCATCACTGATGAGCTCAGAGCTGCAGACAAGACCTTCTCTAAAA CGATAGACTTCCAGGTGTTTGTGGGATTTTACAAGCGTCTCTTCTCCCAGTGCAGAAGTGTG GTGGATCAGGACTCTGATGGTCCTGAGGACAAGATCAACTCTCCACCTGTCAGTAAG ATCCCCAGATATAAAGGAGGACAGAGTCAGACAGCAGCCAAG GACTCGGAGGGCGTGGCGTCTCCGGGTAAAGTGGACTTCCAGCCGCCGGCCTCCAGACACGGCGAGGCGTCCTCCTCCGCCGGCCTGCAGAGGGAGCgtctggacctggacctggaggTGGAGGACGACCCCGACGACGGGGATTCGTTCTTCGACGACCCGCTGCCCAAACCACAGAAGACCTACGGCTG TCCTGCTTCTCCTCTGGGAGAAAAGGACTCATCAGAACGGACAGACAGTCAGAAAGA TGTTGTCCCCCTGAGGGAGGAGTGTCTCTCTGGGCCGGTCGTGTCCCCCATGAGGCGAGGCAGAAGCCTCAGTGA tctgtctgtcctggCTGCTGACTCAGAGGACGAGAGAGACGATCGTCTCTCTGAAGACAGTCAGACCTCTGAGCTCAG GAAGGCGTCCGGAGCCAGAGGGAGTCCAGCAGGGTCCCTGTCCGAGGCCCAGAgaccaggaggaggaagaggaggaggaggaggaggaagaggaggaggaggaggaggaagcagcgCCTCGGAGCAGAGCCACAGCAAGAACG GAGCGTCGAAttccagagagagagggttCAGAGACTCAAAGGCCCCGAATGATAAAACTGGATCTCAGCATTTAG ATGACGATGTTGAATACGACGATGACTTTAACAG TCATCGGTCAGATCTGTCCAAGAGTGAGCTCAGCATCGGCGAGGAGATCGAGGAGGTTTCTATTGAGGGACCCGACAACAGCGACAAG CTGGATGAAACCACTCAGGACCTGAGCGTCTCTCAGCTCAGTCAGAGTCACGGAGCCgactacatggaggaggtggcCTGA
- the cep43 gene encoding FGFR1 oncogene partner isoform X4, translated as MSATEDDTELRDLLIQNLENNGVLNKLKAEMRAAVFLAMEEQDKLENKTPLINENLKKCLNSKDGRLVASLIVDFLQVFNLDFSLAVFQPEINSLNSLDSRDLVCKDLGLSESEVNRKSPLLLELVRRGRHKPTEFEQGDRNILKEPSQKQISLARKKFDFYDKDGSGSVVKEDLKSVFTDLFPSLNKNMLERFITDELRAADKTFSKTIDFQVFVGFYKRLFSQCRSVVDQDSDGPEDKINSPPVSKIPRYKGGQSQTAAKDSEGVASPGKVDFQPPASRHGEASSSAGLQRERLDLDLEVEDDPDDGDSFFDDPLPKPQKTYGCPASPLGEKDSSERTDSQKDLSVLAADSEDERDDRLSEDSQTSELRKASGARGSPAGSLSEAQRPGGGRGGGGGGRGGGGGGSSASEQSHSKNGASNSRERGFRDSKAPNDKTGSQHLDDDVEYDDDFNSHRSDLSKSELSIGEEIEEVSIEGPDNSDKLDETTQDLSVSQLSQSHGADYMEEVA; from the exons ATGTCGGCTACAGAAGACGACACCGAGCTGCGGGACCTGCTGATCCAGAACCTGGAGAACAACGGAGTCCTCAACAAGCTCAAG GCAGAGATGAGGGCTGCAGTGTTCCTGGCAATGGAGGAGCAGGACAAACTGGAG AACAAAACTCCTCTGATCAATGAAAACCTGAAGAAATGTCTCAACAGCAAAGACG GCCGCCTGGTGGCCAGTCTGATCGTGGACTTCCTGCAGGTCTTTAACCTGGACTTCAGCCTCGCCGTGTTCCAGCCGGAGATCAACTCG ctgaACAGCCTGGACAGTCGGGACCTGGTCTGCAAAGATCTGGGTCTGTCAGAGTCCGAGGTGAACAGGAAGTCCcccctgctgctggagctggtcCGGAGAGGACGACACAAACCGACCGAG TTTGAACAGGGAGACAGAAACATCCTCAAG GAACCGTCTCAGAAACAGATCTCACTCGCTCGGAAGAAGTTTGACTTTTACGACAAG GACGGGAGCGGCTCGGTGGTAAAAGAAGATCTGAAGAGCGTCTTCACAGATCTGTTCCCCAGTTTGAACaa GAACATGTTGGAGAGGTTCATCACTGATGAGCTCAGAGCTGCAGACAAGACCTTCTCTAAAA CGATAGACTTCCAGGTGTTTGTGGGATTTTACAAGCGTCTCTTCTCCCAGTGCAGAAGTGTG GTGGATCAGGACTCTGATGGTCCTGAGGACAAGATCAACTCTCCACCTGTCAGTAAG ATCCCCAGATATAAAGGAGGACAGAGTCAGACAGCAGCCAAG GACTCGGAGGGCGTGGCGTCTCCGGGTAAAGTGGACTTCCAGCCGCCGGCCTCCAGACACGGCGAGGCGTCCTCCTCCGCCGGCCTGCAGAGGGAGCgtctggacctggacctggaggTGGAGGACGACCCCGACGACGGGGATTCGTTCTTCGACGACCCGCTGCCCAAACCACAGAAGACCTACGGCTG TCCTGCTTCTCCTCTGGGAGAAAAGGACTCATCAGAACGGACAGACAGTCAGAAAGA tctgtctgtcctggCTGCTGACTCAGAGGACGAGAGAGACGATCGTCTCTCTGAAGACAGTCAGACCTCTGAGCTCAG GAAGGCGTCCGGAGCCAGAGGGAGTCCAGCAGGGTCCCTGTCCGAGGCCCAGAgaccaggaggaggaagaggaggaggaggaggaggaagaggaggaggaggaggaggaagcagcgCCTCGGAGCAGAGCCACAGCAAGAACG GAGCGTCGAAttccagagagagagggttCAGAGACTCAAAGGCCCCGAATGATAAAACTGGATCTCAGCATTTAG ATGACGATGTTGAATACGACGATGACTTTAACAG TCATCGGTCAGATCTGTCCAAGAGTGAGCTCAGCATCGGCGAGGAGATCGAGGAGGTTTCTATTGAGGGACCCGACAACAGCGACAAG CTGGATGAAACCACTCAGGACCTGAGCGTCTCTCAGCTCAGTCAGAGTCACGGAGCCgactacatggaggaggtggcCTGA
- the cep43 gene encoding FGFR1 oncogene partner isoform X3, which yields MSATEDDTELRDLLIQNLENNGVLNKLKAEMRAAVFLAMEEQDKLENKTPLINENLKKCLNSKDGRLVASLIVDFLQVFNLDFSLAVFQPEINSLNSLDSRDLVCKDLGLSESEVNRKSPLLLELVRRGRHKPTEFEQGDRNILKEPSQKQISLARKKFDFYDKDGSGSVVKEDLKSVFTDLFPSLNKNMLERFITDELRAADKTFSKTIDFQVFVGFYKRLFSQCRSVVDQDSDGPEDKINSPPVSKIPRYKGGQSQTAAKDSEGVASPGKVDFQPPASRHGEASSSAGLQRERLDLDLEVEDDPDDGDSFFDDPLPKPQKTYGCVVPLREECLSGPVVSPMRRGRSLSDLSVLAADSEDERDDRLSEDSQTSELRKASGARGSPAGSLSEAQRPGGGRGGGGGGRGGGGGGSSASEQSHSKNGASNSRERGFRDSKAPNDKTGSQHLDDDVEYDDDFNSHRSDLSKSELSIGEEIEEVSIEGPDNSDKLDETTQDLSVSQLSQSHGADYMEEVA from the exons ATGTCGGCTACAGAAGACGACACCGAGCTGCGGGACCTGCTGATCCAGAACCTGGAGAACAACGGAGTCCTCAACAAGCTCAAG GCAGAGATGAGGGCTGCAGTGTTCCTGGCAATGGAGGAGCAGGACAAACTGGAG AACAAAACTCCTCTGATCAATGAAAACCTGAAGAAATGTCTCAACAGCAAAGACG GCCGCCTGGTGGCCAGTCTGATCGTGGACTTCCTGCAGGTCTTTAACCTGGACTTCAGCCTCGCCGTGTTCCAGCCGGAGATCAACTCG ctgaACAGCCTGGACAGTCGGGACCTGGTCTGCAAAGATCTGGGTCTGTCAGAGTCCGAGGTGAACAGGAAGTCCcccctgctgctggagctggtcCGGAGAGGACGACACAAACCGACCGAG TTTGAACAGGGAGACAGAAACATCCTCAAG GAACCGTCTCAGAAACAGATCTCACTCGCTCGGAAGAAGTTTGACTTTTACGACAAG GACGGGAGCGGCTCGGTGGTAAAAGAAGATCTGAAGAGCGTCTTCACAGATCTGTTCCCCAGTTTGAACaa GAACATGTTGGAGAGGTTCATCACTGATGAGCTCAGAGCTGCAGACAAGACCTTCTCTAAAA CGATAGACTTCCAGGTGTTTGTGGGATTTTACAAGCGTCTCTTCTCCCAGTGCAGAAGTGTG GTGGATCAGGACTCTGATGGTCCTGAGGACAAGATCAACTCTCCACCTGTCAGTAAG ATCCCCAGATATAAAGGAGGACAGAGTCAGACAGCAGCCAAG GACTCGGAGGGCGTGGCGTCTCCGGGTAAAGTGGACTTCCAGCCGCCGGCCTCCAGACACGGCGAGGCGTCCTCCTCCGCCGGCCTGCAGAGGGAGCgtctggacctggacctggaggTGGAGGACGACCCCGACGACGGGGATTCGTTCTTCGACGACCCGCTGCCCAAACCACAGAAGACCTACGGCTG TGTTGTCCCCCTGAGGGAGGAGTGTCTCTCTGGGCCGGTCGTGTCCCCCATGAGGCGAGGCAGAAGCCTCAGTGA tctgtctgtcctggCTGCTGACTCAGAGGACGAGAGAGACGATCGTCTCTCTGAAGACAGTCAGACCTCTGAGCTCAG GAAGGCGTCCGGAGCCAGAGGGAGTCCAGCAGGGTCCCTGTCCGAGGCCCAGAgaccaggaggaggaagaggaggaggaggaggaggaagaggaggaggaggaggaggaagcagcgCCTCGGAGCAGAGCCACAGCAAGAACG GAGCGTCGAAttccagagagagagggttCAGAGACTCAAAGGCCCCGAATGATAAAACTGGATCTCAGCATTTAG ATGACGATGTTGAATACGACGATGACTTTAACAG TCATCGGTCAGATCTGTCCAAGAGTGAGCTCAGCATCGGCGAGGAGATCGAGGAGGTTTCTATTGAGGGACCCGACAACAGCGACAAG CTGGATGAAACCACTCAGGACCTGAGCGTCTCTCAGCTCAGTCAGAGTCACGGAGCCgactacatggaggaggtggcCTGA